One genomic window of Quercus robur chromosome 6, dhQueRobu3.1, whole genome shotgun sequence includes the following:
- the LOC126732394 gene encoding uncharacterized protein LOC126732394 yields the protein MSNCFSIAKAFEWYHRYSFSKAGLQSTTTDLGEGTVMHCWAPKAHNPSKPNLLLIHGMGANAMWQWNNFISHFVPHFNLYVPDLVFFGESRSTRPERSEAFQAQCVMGLMEAQGASKNMRVVGLSYGGFVAYNMATRFKERVERVVLCCAGVCMEDRDMEGGLFKVKSVDEAVSVLLPQNADKMRELLRLTFVKPNLKAPSCILNDFINVLGKEHYEEQKGLIHALHKDRKLSDLPKITQPTLLIWGEEDQVFPLELAHRLKRHLGENAELVIMKNAGHAINVEKPKEMCKHIESFLMDIPPPPKQHNHNNGHKVD from the exons ATGTCAAATTGCTTTAGCATCGCTAAGGCGTTTGAATGGTACCACCGGTACTCGTTCTCGAAGGCGGGTCTGCAGTCGACGACGACGGACCTCGGCGAAGGCACGGTGATGCACTGCTGGGCCCCGAAGGCCCACAACCCATCGAAGCCCAACCTCCTCCTGATCCACGGCATGGGCGCCAACGCAATGTGGCAATGGAACAACTTCATCTCCCATTTCGTTCCCCACTTCAACCTCTACGTCCCGGACCTGGTCTTCTTCGGCGAGTCCCGCTCGACCCGACCCGAGAGGTCCGAGGCATTCCAGGCCCAGTGCGTGATGGGCCTCATGGAGGCCCAAGGCGCGAGCAAGAACATGCGCGTGGTCGGACTCAGTTACGGCGGGTTCGTCGCGTACAACATGGCCACGCGGTTCAAGGAGCGCGTGGAGCGCGTCGTGCTTTGCTGCGCCGGGGTGTGCATGGAAGACCGAGACATGGAGGGAGGCCTGTTTAAGGTGAAGAGCGTGGACGAGGCCGTTAGTGTTCTGTTACCGCAAAACGCGGATAAGATGAGAGAGTTGCTGAGATTAACGTTCGTTAAACCCAATTTGAAGGCCCCTTCTTGTATTCTCAATGATTTCATCAAT GTGCTGGGTAAAGAACACTATGAAGAGCAGAAAGGATTGATTCACGCGTTACACAAGGATAGGAAATTGTCTGATCTTCCCAAGATAACCCAG CCTACATTGTTAATCTGGGGAGAAGAAGACCAGGTATTCCCGCTGGAATTGGCACACAGATTAAAAAG GCATTTGGGTGAGAATGCGGAACTAGTAATCATGAAGAATGCAGGGCATGCAATCAACGTTGAGAAACCCAAAGAGATGTGCAAGCACATAGAGTCTTTTCTCATGGATATACCTCCTCCACCTAAGCAACATAACCACAACAATGGCCACAAGGTAGACTAA
- the LOC126732395 gene encoding uncharacterized protein LOC126732395 — translation MDLHILLLLFLVIIPFTPKPTIAPNPACQSSCGSVQIKYPFGTGCGCGSPRFQPYVTCTPGGDQLLLATHTGSYPITSIDYKTSSLTIAPQDMSTCTSMHHSSNLGLDWSSPFQLGPSTFILISCTSPTSSLTLKNTPICDPSSVHLCDSLYTCPAVVSLGLPLFPSTNTCCVYAPANFNGKGELELDELKCDGYSSVVSLGDYPTDPSHWEYGVALKYINDILDNSVIDSKCNSCEMSDGICGYAPPSNSFVCVCKNGYNSTTDCYSNNLYGQNVEQFWSTASFATGNIWFGLLAGLIFGFAV, via the exons ATGGAtctccacattcttcttctcctcttcctcGTGATAATTCCATTCACACCAAAGCCAACCATAGCTCCAAACCCAGCATGTCAAAGCTCCTGCGGCTCCGTCCAAATCAAGTACCCCTTTGGCACCGGCTGCGGCTGCGGCTCGCCACGGTTCCAGCCCTATGTAACCTGTACACCCGGCGGAGACCAGCTCCTCCTCGCCACCCACACTGGCTCATACCCAATCACCTCCATAGACTACAAAACTTCCTCTCTAACCATAGCCCCCCAAGACATGTCAACATGCACATCCATGCACCACTCCTCCAATTTGGGCCTAGACTGGTCCAGCCCATTTCAGCTAGGCCCATCAACTTTCATTCTCATTTCATGCACATCCCCTACGTCTTCCTTAACCCTAAAGAACACCCCCATATGTGACCCCTCAAGCGTTCACCTCTGTGATTCACTCTACACGTGCCCGGCCGTCGTCTCCCTCGGCTTGCCGTTGTTCCCGTCTACGAATACGTGTTGCGTGTACGCGCCGGCGAACTTTAATGGTAAAGGAGAATTGGAATTGGATGAATTAAAGTGTGATGGGTACTCGTCTGTGGTGTCATTAGGAGACTACCCAACTGACCCTTCACATTGGGAATATGGGGTGGCCTTGAAATATATCAATGACATATTGGATAATAGCGTTATTGATAGCAAATGTAATTCGTGCGAGATGAGTGATGGTATTTGTGGGTATGCGCCACCAAGTAATTCGTTTGTCTGTGTCTGCAAGAATGGATATAATTCAACAACGGATTGCTACAGTAATAACTTATACGGTCAGAATGTGGAGCAATTTTGGAGCACTGCTTCTTTTGCAACag GGAACATTTGGTTTGGGTTGTTGGCAGGCCTGATATTCGGCTTCGCAGTTTAG
- the LOC126732396 gene encoding chaperone protein dnaJ A6, chloroplastic-like, whose amino-acid sequence MAISPCGSTWVAQWGIRPQCMLGSYVTNKIPTSRYCTTSSISFLSAPSSSLFSRGSFPVVSYPGSSQTSQRRRGARFTVRADSDFYSLLGVSRNASKSEIKSAYRKLARSYHPDVNKEPGAEQKFKDISNAYEVLSDDEKRSLYDRYGEAGLKAGPGFNDFSNPFDLFESLFEGINQGGRPSRNRAVDGQDEYYNLVLNFKEAVFGVEKEIEISRLESCGTCNGSGAKPGTNPSKCSTCGGQGQVVSSARTPLGVFQQVMTCSSCGGTGEISTPCNTCSGDGRVRRTKRISLKVPAGVDSGSRLRVRNEGNAGRRGGAPGDLFVIIEVMPDPVLKRDDTNILYTCKVSYIDAILGTTIKVPTVDGVVDLKIPAGTQPNTTLVMAKKGVPLLNKSNMRGDQLVRVQIEIPKRLSSDERKLIEELADLSKGKTASSRR is encoded by the exons ATGGCAATTTCACCTTGTGGAAGTACATGGGTTGCTCAATGGGGAATTCGCCCTCAGTGTATGCTGGGGTCTTATGTCACAAACAAGATTCCAACATCCCGATATTG TACTACAAGCAGTATAAGCTTTTTGTCGGCACCAAGTTCAAGCTTATTTTCTCGCGGTTCCTTCCCTGTGGTATCGTATCCAGGGTCATCTCAAACTTCACAACGTCGTAGGGGTGCACGTTTCACAGTTAGAGCAGATTCT GATTTCTATTCTCTTCTTGGGGTGTCAAGAAATGCCAGTAAATCTGAAATTAAAAGCG CTTATCGGAAGCTTGCTAGGAGTTATCACCCAGATGTGAACAA AGAACCTGGGGCAGAGCAAAAATTCAAGGATATTAGCAATGCATATGAG GTTCTGTCTGATGATGAGAAACGATCCTTATATGACAGATATGGAGAGGCTGGACTGAAAGCTGGTCCGGGCTTTAAT GATTTCAGCAATCCCTTTGATCTGTTTGAGTCGTTATTTGAAGGCATAAATCAGGGGGGAAGACCTTCTAGGAATAGAGCAGTTGATGGTCAGGATGAGTATTACAATCTTGTCTTAAACTTTAAGGAAGCAGTTTTTGGggttgagaaagagattgaGATAAGCCGACTAGAGAGCTGTGGGACTTGCAATGGTTCAGGTGCTAAACCAGGGACCAATCCATCCAAATGTAGCACTTGTGGTGGGCAAGGACAGGTTGTCTCATCAGCGAGGACCCCGTTAGGTGTCTTCCAGCAGGTAATGACCTGCTCTTCTTGTGGTGGGACTGGGGAAATATCCACCCCTTGCAACACGTGTTCTGGGGATGGTCGGGTAAGAAGGACAAAACGGATAAGTCTGAAAGTTCCTGCTGGTGTGGACTCTGGTAGCCGTTTAAGGGTCCGAAATGAAGGAAATGCTGGAAGACGAGGTGGGGCTCCTGGTGACCTCTTCGTAATTATTGAAGTTATGCCAGACCCTGTCCTTAAACGTGATGACACCAACATTTTGTATACCTGCAAGGTTTCCTACATTGACGCGATCTTGGGAACTACAATCAAGGTTCCGACAGTGGATGGTGTGGTTGATTTGAAGATTCCGGCTGGTACCCAACCAAACACGACTCTTGTAATGGCCAAGAAAGGTGTTCCTCTATTGAATAAGAGCAACATGAGGGGCGATCAGTTGGTTCGCGTGCAGATTGAAATCCCAAAGAGATTGAGCTCTGATGAGAGAAAGCTCATTGAAGAACTCGCTGATCTAAGCAAGGGCAAGACTGCAAGCAGTAGGAGATAG
- the LOC126732397 gene encoding linamarin synthase 2-like — protein sequence MGSAETQKPHAVCVPYPSQGHVTPMMRLAKLLHSKGFHITFVNTEFNHRRLIRSKGLEYIKGLPDFQFETIPDGLPPSDSDADSDAIQYVPGLCDSTRKNCLAPFKELVLKLNSSSEVPLVTCIVSDGVMSFTIKVGEELGIPEVQFWTTSACGYMGFLYFSELIKRGIIPFKDETFKYDGTLETPINWIPGLKNIRLMDLPSFIRTTDITETMFDFMGSEARNCLNSPAIIFNTFEEFEHDVLEAIAAIFPRIYNIGPLSLLERHVPESQLMSMSANLWKEDPKCIQWLDKWEPNSVVYVNYGSVTIMTEQHFNEFAWGLANSKHPFLWIVRPDVVMGDSEILAENFFEETKDRAFLTSWCPQDQVLAHPSIGVFLTHCGWNSTLESVCASVPIICWPFFADQQPNCRYACTTWGIGMEINHDVKREEIEALVKEMLEGDKGKETKQKALEWKKKAVEATDIGGSSYKDFERLIKEALYVGK from the exons ATGGGTTCTGcagaaacccaaaaaccccATGCAGTTTGTGTTCCATACCCATCACAAGGCCATGTAACACCCATGATGAGACTAGCCAAGCTCCTTCACTCAAAGGGCTTTCATATAACCTTTGTTAACACTGAGTTCAACCACAGACGCTTAATCAGGTCCAAAGGACTTGAATACATAAAGGGGCTACCTGATTTCCAGTTTGAAACAATACCAGATGGGTTGCCACCATCTGATAGTGATGCAGATAGTGATGCAATCCAATATGTACCAGGTCTATGTGATTCCACAAGAAAGAATTGTCTGGCCCCTTTTAAAGAGCTAGTGCTTAAGCTTAACTCATCCTCTGAAGTGCCTTTGGTTACTTGCATAGTTTCTGATGGAGTTATGAGTTTTACAATTAAAGTTGGGGAAGAATTAGGCATCCCAGAGGTTCAATTTTGGACTACCTCAGCTTGTGGCTACATGGGATTCCTCTACTTCTCTGAACTCATCAAAAGAGGAATTATTCCATTCAAAG ATGAAACTTTCAAATATGATGGCACTCTTGAGACACCAATCAATTGGATCCCAGGATTGAAAAATATTAGGCTTATGGACCTCCCTAGCTTCATTAGAACCACTGACATTACTGAAACAATGTTCGACTTTATGGGATCAGAAGCACGAAATTGCTTGAATTCCCCGGCGATCATCTTCAACACATTTGAAGAGTTTGAACATGATGTCCTAGAAGCAATTGCAGCCATATTCCCTCGAATTTACAATATAGGTCCACTTTCCTTACTAGAACGGCATGTGCCTGAGAGCCAACTCATGTCTATGAGTGCAAACTTATGGAAAGAAGACCCAAAATGCATCCAATGGCTGGATAAATGGGAACCCAACTCAGTTGTGTATGTAAATTATGGCAGCGTGACCATAATGACAGAACAacattttaatgaatttgcatgGGGACTTGCAAATAGCAAGCACCCATTTTTGTGGATAGTTAGGCCTGATGTGGTAATGGGGGATTCAGAAATTTTGGCCGAAAATTTTTTTGAGGAGACGAAGGATAGGGCATTCCTAACAAGTTGGTGCCCCCAAGATCAAGTGCTAGCACACCCATCTATAGGGGTATTCCTAACACATTGTGGTTGGAATTCTACATTAGAAAGTGTATGTGCTAGTGTGCCTATTATTTGCTGGCCATTCTTTGCTGACCAACAACCAAATTGTCGGTATGCTTGCACCACTTGGGGGATTGGCATGGAGATCAACCATGATGTAAAACGTGAAGAGATTGAAGCACTTGTTAAGGAAATGCTAGAAGGGGATAAGGGGaaagaaacaaagcaaaaggCTCTAGAATGGAAGAAAAAAGCAGTGGAAGCAACTGATATAGGAGGATCATCTTACAAGGATTTTGAGAGGTTAATTAAGGAGGCTCTCTATGTAGGAaagtaa